A window of the Desulfobacula toluolica Tol2 genome harbors these coding sequences:
- a CDS encoding flagellar hook-length control protein FliK: MITCIHVSSSQMVIHNEDDKKHTLPDLKKNQMISAKVLKLLPRGNAQLLINGQKVVAKTALLMKPGEQVQLKVLSQKDDIILKLIGPVQKMTTRQISSLVGFFSNNESIPDPADIKIKNVKELLYDMALKSDEPDKTFLPKLIEKSGMLWEKKVAQLLLGNDLSPGIKDKLDMLLKQDIKGNILKELSGADPGRFEALKTAAAFSETLENFQVLNHHSSDSGRFLLPFPIFSESAFSFGQLLIDTGDKTKKDNKDADKLIQLSFLLDMSRLGPLRADFSILKKKMTGRFLLKDEDTCKYVESMIPELKTRLASIDYQVHQITCITAEKKDIQHSSLIETLIKARDNKVLNIVI; encoded by the coding sequence ATGATCACCTGTATTCATGTTTCATCTTCTCAGATGGTTATCCATAATGAGGATGATAAAAAACACACACTTCCCGATTTAAAAAAAAATCAGATGATCAGCGCAAAAGTATTAAAATTGTTACCTCGGGGGAATGCGCAGCTTTTGATAAACGGTCAAAAAGTTGTTGCAAAAACAGCACTGCTGATGAAGCCCGGAGAGCAAGTTCAATTGAAAGTCCTTTCACAAAAAGATGATATTATCTTAAAGCTTATTGGCCCGGTTCAAAAAATGACAACCCGGCAGATATCTTCCCTTGTCGGTTTTTTTTCGAACAACGAATCCATACCTGATCCAGCAGATATCAAAATAAAAAATGTAAAAGAGCTGTTATATGATATGGCATTAAAATCAGATGAGCCTGATAAGACATTTTTGCCAAAATTAATAGAGAAAAGTGGTATGTTATGGGAAAAAAAAGTGGCCCAGCTACTTCTTGGCAATGACTTGTCACCAGGCATAAAAGATAAATTGGATATGCTGTTAAAGCAGGATATAAAGGGAAATATTCTCAAAGAGCTGTCAGGTGCTGATCCCGGGAGATTTGAAGCTTTGAAAACAGCAGCCGCTTTTTCTGAAACCCTGGAAAATTTTCAAGTACTCAATCACCACAGTTCAGATTCCGGTCGATTTTTGTTGCCGTTTCCGATTTTCAGCGAATCGGCATTCAGCTTTGGACAGCTTTTGATTGATACGGGAGATAAAACCAAAAAAGATAACAAGGATGCGGATAAGCTTATTCAGCTCTCTTTTTTGTTGGACATGAGCCGGTTGGGACCATTGAGAGCTGATTTTTCAATACTGAAAAAAAAAATGACCGGTCGGTTTCTGCTCAAGGATGAAGACACATGTAAATATGTTGAGTCAATGATTCCAGAGCTGAAAACCCGTCTTGCCAGCATTGATTACCAGGTTCATCAGATAACCTGCATCACTGCTGAAAAAAAAGATATCCAGCACAGCAGTTTAATTGAAACTTTGATAAAAGCCCGTGATAATAAGGTTTTAAATATTGTAATTTGA
- the flgG gene encoding flagellar basal-body rod protein FlgG: MIRSLWSAATGMSAQQMQTDVVANNLANSSTTGFKKSRANFEDLMYKTMQVAGQTTPGGGQVPTGIQVGMGVKPTSVQKLFSQGDYIQTDNQLDMAIQGNGFFKVRHGDEDLYTRAGNFTLDSEGFLTTPSGDRLQPEISLPDNTITVTLQDNGTLSFHGADETILGTENILVTTFINPAGLFAAGNNLFRPTEGSGDATERTPGEDGAGTVVNNYLEGSNVSVVEEMVSMIAGQRTYEANSKSIQTADAMLTTANGLKR; this comes from the coding sequence ATGATACGATCCCTCTGGTCAGCCGCAACCGGCATGAGTGCGCAGCAGATGCAGACAGATGTTGTTGCCAACAACCTAGCCAACTCCAGTACTACCGGGTTTAAAAAATCCAGGGCAAATTTTGAAGATCTCATGTATAAAACCATGCAGGTTGCCGGCCAGACCACCCCGGGTGGTGGACAGGTCCCGACCGGGATACAGGTCGGTATGGGGGTAAAGCCCACCAGTGTGCAAAAGCTTTTCAGCCAGGGGGATTATATCCAGACCGATAACCAACTGGACATGGCAATCCAGGGCAATGGTTTTTTTAAAGTGCGGCACGGTGATGAAGATTTATATACCAGGGCCGGTAATTTTACCCTGGACAGTGAAGGGTTTCTAACCACCCCTTCAGGTGACCGCCTGCAACCGGAAATATCATTGCCGGACAATACCATAACGGTTACACTTCAGGATAACGGAACATTGTCTTTTCATGGTGCAGACGAAACCATCCTTGGAACGGAAAATATTCTGGTCACTACATTTATTAATCCGGCAGGTCTTTTTGCCGCAGGTAATAATTTGTTCAGGCCCACAGAGGGGTCAGGGGATGCAACAGAAAGAACCCCGGGAGAAGATGGCGCAGGAACAGTGGTCAATAATTATCTTGAAGGCTCTAATGTCAGTGTGGTTGAAGAAATGGTGTCCATGATTGCCGGGCAAAGAACCTATGAGGCCAATTCAAAATCAATTCAGACCGCTGATGCCATGCTCACTACAGCCAACGGATTGAAACGATAG
- a CDS encoding rod-binding protein, producing MNMDIDLINQNVSKAHVDTIKNKTASLAKEKELKEACTGFEAIFLNTMIKSMRDTLPGNALFEDSNSMDIYTSMQDQYLAEKLSKGNESIGIKDFLYQQLKDSK from the coding sequence ATGAATATGGACATTGATTTGATCAATCAGAACGTTTCAAAGGCACATGTTGATACCATAAAAAACAAAACAGCATCTTTGGCCAAGGAAAAAGAATTAAAAGAGGCCTGTACCGGATTTGAAGCCATATTTTTAAATACAATGATTAAATCCATGCGTGACACTTTGCCGGGCAATGCCCTTTTCGAAGATTCCAACAGTATGGATATCTATACGTCAATGCAGGACCAATATCTTGCTGAAAAATTGTCGAAAGGCAATGAATCCATTGGAATTAAAGATTTTTTATACCAGCAGTTAAAAGATTCTAAATAA
- a CDS encoding flagellar basal body P-ring protein FlgI yields the protein MFNSIMKKSKSFIRCSVWCSIWCFIGMVFVSNTHGARIKDLAAIKGIRSNQLTGYGLVVGLNGTGDKDGVSFTKQALANMMEKMNIFVDKNGLKVKNVAAVMVTANIPPFARIGDKIDVAASSLGDAKSLKGGTLLVTPLKGVDGRVYALAQGALTLAMPSGAGDRDSHLQVARIVNGASVEREIPFQLDGKRNLILSLFRPDFTTAKRMTDTINASIGEGVAKTIDASALSLRVPDTMWQKNVAEFIADIETLSVIPDTIAKVIINEKTGTVVIGSDVTISSVAIAHGDLSVTINEDPENEKKESVMNLPGTSTIGELVRGLNSLGVKPRDLISILQSIKAAGALQAEIVII from the coding sequence ATGTTCAATTCTATTATGAAAAAGAGTAAGAGTTTTATCAGATGTTCTGTTTGGTGTTCTATCTGGTGTTTTATAGGGATGGTTTTTGTTTCAAATACCCATGGGGCAAGGATTAAAGACCTTGCCGCCATTAAAGGGATTCGATCCAATCAACTCACGGGTTACGGGCTGGTTGTCGGTTTGAACGGTACTGGTGATAAGGACGGGGTGAGTTTTACCAAACAGGCCCTTGCCAACATGATGGAAAAAATGAATATTTTTGTTGATAAGAACGGGTTGAAGGTAAAAAATGTTGCAGCGGTTATGGTAACGGCAAACATTCCGCCTTTTGCAAGGATCGGAGATAAAATTGATGTGGCTGCATCATCCCTGGGAGATGCCAAAAGTCTTAAAGGCGGGACATTGCTGGTCACTCCCTTAAAAGGGGTGGATGGCCGGGTTTATGCCCTGGCTCAGGGAGCCCTGACTCTTGCCATGCCTAGTGGTGCCGGTGACCGGGACAGTCATCTCCAGGTGGCCCGGATTGTCAATGGGGCATCTGTTGAAAGGGAAATTCCCTTTCAACTGGATGGAAAAAGAAATCTGATTCTATCATTGTTCCGTCCGGATTTCACAACGGCAAAGCGAATGACCGACACTATCAATGCCTCCATTGGTGAAGGCGTAGCCAAAACTATTGATGCCAGTGCATTGAGCCTGAGAGTCCCTGATACCATGTGGCAAAAAAACGTGGCGGAATTTATTGCAGACATTGAAACCCTTTCGGTAATTCCGGACACCATTGCCAAAGTTATCATCAATGAAAAAACGGGCACGGTTGTGATAGGCAGTGACGTCACCATTTCCAGTGTTGCCATTGCTCATGGAGACCTTTCCGTAACTATTAATGAAGACCCTGAAAATGAAAAAAAAGAAAGTGTCATGAATCTGCCAGGCACCTCAACCATTGGTGAACTTGTCCGGGGGCTCAATTCCCTTGGCGTTAAACCCCGGGATTTGATCAGCATACTGCAGAGTATTAAAGCTGCAGGAGCCCTTCAGGCTGAGATTGTGATTATATAA
- a CDS encoding MinD/ParA family protein: MDQANGLRNVVKSQALSRRKAGMALGRKKLPRVIAVTSGKGGVGKTNIVGNMAVSLSRMGKRVVIIDADVGLANVDIIFNLRPEYSIRHVISSEKTLEQVMVESDHGIKILPGGSGFSDLTQLTEGEKLNLLSEFETLSDLADIIFVDTGAGISSNVLYFNSACDECIVISTKEPTSITDAYAMMKVMSREYGTKYFKLIVNMVDSVADAKRVYASLSGALDKFLKNVVLEYAGHIPFDRQLQKAVQKRGLVMDTAPDSLSANAIKDIAFTLGNGPSRPNSEGNLNFFMSKMFHTAT; the protein is encoded by the coding sequence TTGGATCAGGCAAACGGACTTCGAAACGTCGTTAAATCGCAAGCACTTTCAAGGAGAAAGGCAGGTATGGCATTGGGCAGAAAAAAACTTCCAAGAGTTATCGCAGTGACCAGCGGAAAAGGGGGTGTGGGAAAAACCAATATTGTCGGGAATATGGCGGTTTCCCTTAGCCGGATGGGCAAGCGGGTGGTTATTATTGATGCGGATGTAGGACTGGCAAATGTTGATATTATTTTTAATTTAAGGCCCGAGTACAGTATACGGCATGTGATAAGTTCGGAAAAAACTCTGGAACAGGTCATGGTGGAATCAGACCATGGTATTAAAATTCTTCCAGGAGGATCGGGGTTTTCCGATTTGACTCAACTGACTGAAGGTGAAAAACTTAATCTTTTAAGTGAATTTGAAACTTTGTCTGATCTGGCGGATATTATCTTTGTGGATACAGGTGCAGGTATTTCATCAAATGTACTTTATTTTAATTCAGCTTGTGATGAATGTATTGTGATTTCAACAAAAGAACCCACATCCATAACAGATGCCTATGCAATGATGAAGGTCATGTCCCGTGAATACGGAACAAAATATTTTAAACTGATTGTTAATATGGTTGATTCGGTTGCGGATGCCAAACGGGTCTATGCATCCTTAAGCGGGGCTCTGGATAAGTTCCTGAAAAATGTTGTTCTGGAATATGCGGGCCACATCCCTTTTGACAGGCAGTTGCAGAAGGCGGTTCAAAAAAGGGGGCTGGTTATGGATACAGCTCCGGATTCATTGTCGGCAAACGCCATAAAAGATATTGCATTTACTTTGGGGAATGGTCCTTCAAGGCCCAATTCAGAAGGGAATTTGAATTTTTTTATGAGTAAAATGTTTCATACCGCAACATAG
- a CDS encoding flagellar basal body L-ring protein FlgH, with product MNKKSGIYIIGSVLFFVVIVFSGCISSSQKDTSGLVIPQGVATEPVLQPEFVAARSSEGSLWMDKSGSMFEDSKAGYIGDTVIVDIIENSTSSMDVNTETSRKSGMDIGVPKINLMGKTTDFGAALGDTSLIGTDFSNSFAGEATSDRSGQVTASIAARITEVLPNGNLSLFGRKAIKVNNEVQYITVSGIIRPLDISAGNRVKSTNLADSRIEYYGSGVLSDKQKPGWGTRIIDNVWPW from the coding sequence ATGAATAAAAAAAGTGGGATTTATATCATAGGATCGGTTTTATTTTTTGTTGTTATTGTTTTTTCCGGCTGTATTTCAAGTTCCCAAAAAGATACTTCCGGACTTGTCATTCCTCAAGGCGTTGCAACCGAACCAGTTCTTCAGCCTGAATTTGTTGCAGCGAGGTCTTCGGAAGGGTCTTTATGGATGGATAAAAGCGGTTCCATGTTTGAAGATTCAAAGGCGGGCTATATCGGCGATACCGTGATTGTGGATATCATTGAAAATTCAACTTCCAGCATGGATGTGAATACGGAAACTTCCAGGAAATCAGGAATGGATATAGGTGTTCCAAAGATTAATCTTATGGGTAAAACAACTGATTTCGGAGCAGCTTTAGGTGACACTTCGCTGATTGGTACGGATTTTTCAAATAGTTTTGCAGGAGAGGCTACAAGCGATCGCTCAGGACAGGTGACAGCATCCATTGCCGCCCGTATCACGGAAGTGTTGCCAAACGGAAACTTAAGCCTTTTTGGCAGAAAGGCAATAAAAGTGAATAATGAAGTTCAGTATATTACAGTGTCCGGGATTATTCGGCCTCTGGATATTTCTGCCGGTAACCGGGTAAAATCCACTAATCTTGCCGATTCAAGAATCGAGTATTATGGCAGCGGCGTTCTTTCTGACAAGCAAAAGCCTGGTTGGGGGACCCGAATCATTGACAATGTATGGCCCTGGTAA
- the flgA gene encoding flagellar basal body P-ring formation chaperone FlgA: MGAAKLNIKLICFFIIGIMAFQSVWTVCLSANNDNDENLLNSDIRITIKETNLVKQSQVFLGDISEIQANGFLKEALAKIVVSSSPKPDQIKSFDKKKIISIIRGQRYLPDNIIMISPRRIYVKRLGQVISKQDVRQFVEQYLSQIFKNQDYQLKTFNVRGLETYPQGKLQFCPDSDDMLDKHGKLSFYLDVVIDGNKEDRLSVSGLVALYDNVLHTTRSYAKGETISKETVCLKKENVFEIGRTGIKTFEEISHKILNYSVRKGDILKTNFFADPPLIQKGDIITLVARNNNLEIITSGISKEDGFENELIKVESLSSGKLVRGIVKGKSRVEVAY, translated from the coding sequence ATGGGTGCCGCCAAATTAAATATTAAACTGATTTGTTTTTTTATCATTGGGATCATGGCATTTCAGTCTGTATGGACAGTCTGCCTTTCTGCAAATAATGATAATGATGAGAATCTGCTCAACAGTGATATCCGGATAACCATAAAAGAGACAAATCTTGTAAAACAGTCTCAGGTTTTTTTGGGGGACATATCAGAGATACAGGCCAATGGGTTTTTAAAGGAAGCTCTGGCAAAGATTGTCGTGAGTTCTTCTCCGAAACCGGATCAAATAAAATCATTTGATAAAAAAAAAATAATTTCCATTATCCGGGGGCAACGATACCTGCCTGACAATATTATCATGATTTCTCCCCGGCGGATCTATGTGAAACGATTGGGCCAGGTGATTTCAAAACAGGATGTCCGGCAATTTGTTGAGCAGTATTTGTCTCAAATTTTTAAAAACCAGGACTATCAATTGAAAACATTTAACGTCAGGGGGCTTGAAACATACCCGCAGGGAAAACTTCAGTTTTGTCCGGACTCAGATGATATGCTGGATAAACATGGTAAACTGTCCTTTTATCTGGATGTGGTCATTGATGGGAACAAAGAAGACCGGCTTAGTGTTTCAGGCTTGGTGGCGTTATATGACAATGTTCTTCATACAACAAGATCCTATGCAAAAGGGGAGACTATCTCCAAAGAGACGGTATGCCTAAAAAAAGAAAATGTTTTTGAGATTGGCCGGACCGGTATCAAGACATTTGAAGAAATAAGCCATAAGATTTTAAATTATAGTGTGAGGAAAGGCGATATTTTAAAAACAAATTTTTTTGCCGATCCTCCTTTAATCCAAAAAGGCGACATCATTACCCTGGTGGCCAGGAATAACAACCTTGAAATTATTACATCCGGCATATCCAAAGAAGACGGGTTTGAAAATGAACTGATAAAGGTTGAAAGCCTTAGTTCAGGCAAGCTTGTCCGGGGAATTGTAAAAGGAAAATCAAGAGTGGAGGTCGCGTATTAA
- a CDS encoding sigma-70 family RNA polymerase sigma factor yields the protein MRFRYQENKADKAQWREKSIIEYSYLVKHIAARFSMRLPSSVFFDELVSAGSLGLIDAVDKFDSSKHVSLKTYAQYRIKGAILDELRRKDTYSRSMRKKIQDITRAVKTIEDRKGSPATDEEICRALGVTLEAYYDMLTHIHRGSVLSLDDFIKTKKNEAYSKTSFQSNIKSDETPVDLFDKKELKSVLADSIKTLTQKEQMVVSLYYYDELTLKEIGEVLSLTESRICQIHTAILTKLKAGLQDYFH from the coding sequence ATGAGATTTCGGTATCAGGAAAATAAAGCAGATAAAGCCCAATGGCGTGAAAAAAGTATTATTGAGTATTCATATCTTGTTAAACATATTGCTGCAAGATTTTCCATGCGCCTTCCTTCCAGTGTTTTTTTTGATGAATTGGTTTCTGCAGGATCTCTTGGTTTGATTGATGCTGTGGATAAATTTGATTCCTCAAAACATGTCAGCTTAAAAACCTATGCTCAGTACCGGATAAAGGGAGCGATTCTTGATGAACTCAGACGCAAGGATACCTATTCAAGATCCATGAGAAAAAAAATTCAGGATATTACCCGGGCTGTTAAAACCATTGAAGACCGTAAGGGATCACCGGCAACGGATGAAGAAATTTGCCGGGCACTGGGTGTTACTCTTGAAGCATACTATGATATGCTCACCCATATTCACAGGGGATCCGTGCTGAGCCTGGATGATTTCATTAAAACAAAGAAAAACGAAGCTTATTCAAAAACAAGCTTCCAGTCCAATATTAAAAGCGATGAAACCCCGGTCGATCTTTTTGACAAAAAAGAACTCAAATCTGTTCTGGCTGACTCTATTAAAACATTAACTCAAAAAGAACAAATGGTGGTGTCACTATATTACTATGACGAATTAACGTTAAAAGAAATCGGTGAAGTTCTCTCATTGACTGAGTCGCGCATCTGCCAGATTCATACGGCGATTCTGACGAAGTTGAAAGCCGGGCTTCAAGATTATTTTCATTAA
- a CDS encoding EscU/YscU/HrcU family type III secretion system export apparatus switch protein: MDKNYPKKAIALKYDRATNSAPKVTAKGKGKVAQKIIDLARQHDIPVKDDPDLIEVLSSLEIDEEIPSEIYVAVAELLAFVYSMNSK; this comes from the coding sequence ATGGATAAAAACTACCCTAAAAAAGCGATTGCTTTAAAATATGATCGTGCAACCAACAGTGCGCCTAAAGTTACAGCCAAAGGTAAAGGCAAGGTGGCACAGAAAATTATTGACCTTGCCAGACAACATGATATTCCCGTAAAAGATGATCCCGACCTTATTGAGGTGCTGTCATCCCTTGAAATTGATGAAGAAATTCCTTCTGAAATCTATGTTGCAGTTGCAGAGCTTCTTGCCTTTGTATATTCTATGAATTCCAAATAA
- a CDS encoding flagellar biosynthesis protein FlhF, whose amino-acid sequence MNRKVFKAENIQQAIANIKEELGSDAMILSTRKIPKKPLDPYAKTMFEVEAAMPENQDAKTGNDPLIESIKEDIADIKDLISIAGFGNTMHHMVCDHFESVGVLASLLRAGVSETLAGDIIRKASGLMDETADQDARIRSLKKGVMHQCLNQIATKDFFNRDNSSGVPHVAAFVGPTGVGKTTTIAKLAAMLSFQRKMKVGLISIDNYRVGAFEQLKAYASIMGLLCVPAFSSQDLSCALDRMKSMDMVLIDTAGHSHFDKLKIDSILQLIKTDFRISVHLVLSVTSEAIIMTDAAAAFSVFNPDTVVFTKIDETKRCGKILDQVNDIQLPVSLIANGQRVPEDLIIPDKRQLLQIILGKGPKEKN is encoded by the coding sequence ATGAATAGGAAAGTTTTTAAAGCTGAAAATATTCAACAAGCCATTGCAAATATCAAAGAAGAGCTTGGATCGGATGCCATGATTTTAAGCACTCGAAAAATTCCTAAAAAGCCTCTTGATCCTTACGCAAAAACAATGTTTGAGGTGGAAGCGGCCATGCCGGAAAATCAGGATGCAAAAACCGGAAACGATCCTTTGATCGAATCCATAAAAGAGGATATTGCAGATATAAAAGATTTGATTTCCATTGCCGGCTTTGGAAATACAATGCATCACATGGTCTGTGATCATTTTGAGTCGGTGGGTGTTCTGGCCTCTCTTTTGCGAGCAGGTGTCAGCGAAACACTGGCAGGCGATATTATTCGAAAAGCAAGCGGTTTGATGGATGAAACAGCTGATCAGGACGCACGAATAAGATCCTTAAAAAAGGGTGTGATGCACCAGTGCCTGAATCAAATCGCCACCAAAGATTTTTTTAACAGGGATAACAGTTCCGGTGTTCCTCATGTGGCGGCATTTGTCGGCCCGACAGGTGTAGGCAAAACAACAACCATTGCAAAACTTGCGGCCATGCTGAGTTTTCAAAGAAAAATGAAGGTGGGCTTAATTTCCATTGATAATTACCGGGTGGGCGCATTTGAACAATTAAAAGCATATGCCTCGATCATGGGATTGTTATGTGTTCCTGCCTTCAGCTCCCAGGATCTGTCCTGCGCTCTGGATAGAATGAAATCCATGGATATGGTGTTAATCGATACAGCCGGACACAGTCATTTTGATAAACTTAAGATTGATTCTATATTGCAATTGATCAAAACTGATTTTAGAATTTCCGTTCATTTGGTTTTGAGTGTCACATCTGAAGCTATTATCATGACGGACGCGGCAGCAGCTTTTTCAGTATTCAATCCGGATACGGTTGTATTTACAAAGATAGACGAAACAAAAAGATGTGGTAAAATATTGGATCAGGTAAATGATATTCAATTGCCTGTTTCTTTGATTGCAAATGGTCAAAGAGTTCCTGAAGATTTAATTATTCCCGATAAGCGGCAGTTGCTGCAGATTATTCTGGGAAAGGGACCAAAGGAGAAAAATTAA
- a CDS encoding DUF6115 domain-containing protein, whose amino-acid sequence MMELFSIEFWITILFFVNFFLAIFLFVFVKKINRLNLAGPDTSHQDDGQEGAKIAFGSAADIIEMLEPLVEESRKAAISFDQQIKEKKRLVKELNNALDARVISINRSLSRADALQKKMEKNIPAFKPSSPLPNTINFNTSSNATIDHQHRIIEMYNQQFDIDSIAQQLSIPKGEVQLVIELKKKFIEMEKNSR is encoded by the coding sequence ATGATGGAATTATTCTCAATTGAATTTTGGATCACGATTCTTTTTTTTGTTAATTTTTTTTTAGCGATTTTTTTATTTGTTTTTGTAAAAAAGATCAATAGATTGAATTTGGCAGGACCAGATACCAGCCACCAAGATGACGGGCAAGAAGGTGCAAAAATTGCTTTTGGATCTGCTGCGGATATTATTGAAATGCTGGAACCTTTGGTCGAAGAATCCAGAAAAGCCGCCATCAGTTTTGATCAGCAGATAAAAGAAAAAAAGCGATTGGTAAAAGAGTTGAACAATGCATTGGATGCAAGGGTAATCAGTATTAACCGTTCTTTATCCAGGGCAGATGCATTGCAAAAAAAAATGGAAAAAAATATTCCCGCATTCAAGCCATCAAGTCCGTTGCCCAACACCATAAATTTCAATACCTCTTCAAACGCAACGATTGATCATCAGCATCGTATTATCGAAATGTATAATCAACAATTTGATATCGACAGCATTGCCCAGCAGCTATCCATTCCCAAAGGGGAAGTTCAACTGGTGATTGAACTTAAAAAAAAATTTATTGAAATGGAAAAGAACAGTAGATGA
- a CDS encoding flagellar hook-basal body protein, translated as MILEMTRPVQGGLRQERKLETVSNNLANADTTGFKKDSISFDAQFKAQLNKDFSQGAIQTTGNPLDMALSGPGFFKIETSEGIKYTRNGNFSLDINGTLVDQNGNPVMGQGGAIAIDTANVEQNLSVNQNGEILLSGEVVDTFDIVTFKELNKLEREGQNFLSYTGETMDEIQAQGAVVQHKALEKANVEVVEEMVRMIDYHRMFETFTKSMMTFDEIDSKAINEVGKLR; from the coding sequence ATGATTCTTGAAATGACCCGGCCCGTACAGGGAGGATTAAGGCAGGAAAGAAAATTGGAAACCGTGTCAAACAATCTTGCCAATGCAGATACAACAGGGTTCAAGAAGGACAGCATCAGTTTTGATGCGCAATTCAAAGCACAATTAAATAAAGATTTTTCACAAGGCGCTATCCAGACTACCGGGAATCCTCTTGATATGGCCCTGTCAGGTCCGGGCTTTTTTAAAATTGAAACATCAGAAGGCATAAAATATACCCGGAACGGGAATTTTTCCTTGGATATTAACGGCACCCTGGTGGATCAAAACGGGAATCCTGTCATGGGGCAGGGCGGTGCCATTGCCATTGATACTGCAAATGTGGAACAGAATTTGTCTGTTAATCAGAACGGTGAGATACTGCTTTCAGGAGAAGTTGTGGATACGTTTGATATAGTAACCTTTAAAGAATTGAACAAACTGGAAAGAGAAGGGCAGAACTTTTTGTCCTACACCGGTGAAACCATGGATGAGATTCAGGCACAAGGAGCGGTTGTACAGCATAAAGCGCTTGAAAAAGCAAATGTTGAGGTTGTCGAAGAAATGGTTCGAATGATTGATTACCACCGTATGTTTGAAACATTTACAAAATCCATGATGACATTTGATGAAATTGATTCAAAAGCAATTAATGAAGTTGGAAAACTCAGATAA